The following coding sequences lie in one Pseudarthrobacter phenanthrenivorans Sphe3 genomic window:
- a CDS encoding PucR family transcriptional regulator, with protein sequence MSRNAPLADAGQDQLDAVTLGQFLAALPAGVLVVNDAGNGDAPLRWVEPSELEDPTPYLLDGEFVLTAGLPFRDAGGSGAARADEYVRRLVAAGVAALGFGLQPYYDAVPDHVVQACRRHGLTLVQVPADIPFAALGLEFSKLLESGNAQVFRQLAETNRHLMRAVLSARPEHELLAALIQRVPVWAVLVGTDGRVRARAGAAVGLSQLQPLLKKLLGGSGPRVETEALETPAGPALVFGHPLRSTRDATLGALVLGTDRALTPAQNNVVSSVVGLLELLVRQRTSGSLAPSQLATALLLHPGSLSGSNPRELAGLQELLAQSVAGTRSGPVRVVQGVRAEIPAGAAADGPVRELLQWRRLFDTKMVELTEYGFTAVTRLKVDAALLTEVEQLGWRLVVGEPAELPALPAAYRRASALRPRVQATGMSVREEELTWSVTGLLGGDAGTLLAGRLLAPVLELDAERRAAQLRVLRSWLAAHGSWDATAKDLGLHRNSVRRQINAAAELLGMDLGQAQVRAELWIALQYVPDQEPAQKPQEL encoded by the coding sequence ATGAGTCGCAATGCACCACTAGCCGATGCCGGCCAGGACCAGCTCGACGCCGTGACGCTGGGACAGTTCCTGGCGGCACTGCCTGCAGGGGTGCTGGTGGTGAACGACGCCGGCAACGGCGATGCCCCGCTGCGGTGGGTGGAACCCAGCGAACTTGAGGATCCCACGCCGTACCTGCTGGACGGCGAGTTCGTCCTGACAGCCGGCCTGCCCTTCCGGGACGCCGGGGGCAGCGGCGCGGCGAGGGCGGACGAGTATGTCCGGCGCCTTGTCGCGGCCGGTGTAGCGGCGCTCGGCTTCGGCCTGCAGCCCTATTACGACGCCGTCCCGGACCACGTGGTGCAGGCCTGCCGCCGGCACGGCCTCACCTTGGTGCAGGTACCGGCGGACATTCCCTTTGCCGCCCTGGGCCTGGAGTTTTCCAAGCTCCTCGAATCGGGCAATGCCCAGGTGTTCCGTCAACTCGCGGAGACGAACCGGCACCTTATGCGGGCGGTACTCTCCGCCCGTCCGGAGCATGAACTGCTGGCGGCGCTGATCCAACGCGTTCCCGTGTGGGCCGTACTGGTGGGCACCGACGGCCGCGTCCGCGCCCGGGCGGGGGCCGCCGTCGGACTTTCCCAGCTCCAGCCGCTGCTCAAAAAGCTCCTTGGCGGCAGCGGGCCACGGGTGGAGACAGAAGCCCTGGAAACGCCGGCTGGCCCGGCGCTGGTGTTCGGCCATCCGCTGCGAAGCACCCGGGACGCCACGCTCGGCGCCCTGGTGCTCGGAACAGACAGGGCCCTCACCCCGGCCCAGAACAACGTGGTGTCCTCCGTGGTGGGCCTGCTCGAACTGCTGGTCCGGCAGCGGACCAGCGGTTCATTGGCGCCCAGCCAGCTGGCCACCGCCCTGCTGCTGCACCCCGGGAGCCTGTCCGGATCCAATCCCCGGGAACTGGCGGGCCTGCAGGAACTGCTGGCGCAGAGCGTTGCCGGAACACGGTCAGGTCCGGTGCGTGTGGTGCAGGGCGTCCGGGCCGAAATTCCTGCCGGGGCCGCCGCGGACGGACCGGTGCGGGAACTGCTCCAGTGGCGCAGGCTGTTCGACACCAAGATGGTGGAACTCACCGAGTACGGCTTCACCGCCGTGACGCGGCTGAAGGTGGATGCCGCCCTGCTCACCGAAGTGGAACAGCTGGGCTGGCGGCTGGTGGTGGGCGAACCCGCGGAACTTCCGGCCCTGCCTGCCGCGTACCGGCGTGCCAGCGCCCTGCGCCCGCGGGTTCAAGCCACCGGAATGAGTGTCAGGGAGGAAGAGCTGACCTGGTCTGTGACAGGCCTGCTGGGCGGTGACGCCGGCACCCTGCTCGCGGGGCGCCTGCTGGCACCCGTCCTTGAACTCGACGCCGAGCGCCGGGCAGCGCAGCTGCGGGTGCTCAGGTCCTGGCTGGCTGCCCACGGCAGCTGGGATGCCACAGCCAAGGACCTGGGGCTGCACCGCAACAGCGTGCGCCGGCAAATCAATGCGGCGGCTGAGCTTCTGGGGATGGATCTGGGCCAGGCGCAGGTCCGCGCCGAACTCTGGATTGCGCTGCAGTACGTCCCGGACCAGGAGCCGGCTCAGAAGCCCCAGGAGCTGTAG
- a CDS encoding substrate-binding domain-containing protein: MRMIGKAGKAAAVAAIAALALTGCGRSETSTGGGTEGASGFEQDSSIGVALPQKTSENWVLAEKLFNDGLNEAGFKPDVQFANGGVSEQQNQISAMVTKGAKVIIVGAIDGSQLGTQLKQAKDAGATIIAYDRLLLNTENVDYYVAYDNFKVGELQGQALLEGLEAKKGSGPYNIELFAGSPDDANAKVFFDGAMSVLKPKIDDGTLKVLSGQTSFEQAVTQGWKAENAQRRADTLLTGSYTSEPLHGVLSPNDTLARAVLTSVKAAGKELPIVTGQDSEVESVKSIMAGEQYSTINKDTRKLVEHAITMVKDLQAGKELEINDKDSYNNGVKTVPAYLLEPVIVTAENVKTAYQGDPVLEPITK; encoded by the coding sequence ATGCGAATGATTGGTAAAGCAGGAAAGGCAGCAGCTGTCGCTGCCATCGCAGCACTGGCGCTGACGGGCTGCGGACGGTCAGAGACCTCCACCGGCGGCGGCACCGAAGGTGCCAGCGGGTTCGAGCAGGACTCCTCGATCGGCGTCGCTCTTCCGCAGAAGACCAGTGAGAACTGGGTCCTGGCAGAGAAGCTGTTCAACGACGGCCTCAACGAGGCAGGGTTCAAGCCTGACGTGCAGTTCGCCAACGGCGGTGTATCCGAGCAGCAGAACCAGATCAGCGCCATGGTCACCAAGGGTGCAAAGGTCATCATCGTGGGCGCCATCGACGGCTCCCAGCTGGGCACCCAGCTCAAGCAGGCCAAGGACGCCGGCGCCACGATCATTGCCTACGACCGCCTGCTGCTGAACACCGAGAACGTGGACTACTACGTGGCCTACGACAACTTCAAGGTGGGTGAACTCCAGGGCCAGGCGCTGCTGGAAGGCCTTGAGGCGAAGAAGGGTTCGGGCCCCTACAACATCGAACTGTTCGCCGGTTCCCCGGACGACGCCAACGCCAAGGTCTTCTTCGACGGCGCCATGAGCGTCCTGAAGCCGAAGATCGATGACGGCACCCTCAAAGTGCTCTCCGGCCAGACCAGCTTCGAACAGGCAGTAACGCAGGGCTGGAAGGCTGAGAACGCCCAGCGCCGCGCTGACACCCTGCTCACGGGCAGCTACACCAGCGAGCCCCTGCACGGCGTCCTGTCCCCGAACGACACCCTGGCCCGCGCAGTCCTGACCTCGGTCAAGGCCGCCGGCAAGGAACTTCCTATCGTCACCGGCCAGGACTCCGAGGTAGAGTCCGTGAAGTCCATCATGGCAGGCGAGCAGTACTCCACCATCAACAAGGACACCCGCAAGCTCGTTGAGCACGCCATCACCATGGTGAAGGACCTCCAGGCCGGCAAGGAACTGGAAATCAACGACAAGGACTCCTACAACAACGGCGTCAAGACTGTTCCGGCCTACCTGCTGGAGCCCGTCATCGTCACCGCTGAGAACGTGAAGACCGCCTACCAGGGCGATCCGGTCCTCGAACCGATCACCAAGTAA
- the mmsB gene encoding multiple monosaccharide ABC transporter permease, translated as MNALKKLFGGNTRQFGMIFALVALIVFFQIATDGRTLTPGNVINLFNGNSYILILAIGMVLVIIAGHIDLSVGSVAAFVGVTVALAIRDWGIPWYAGVLLGLVLGAVIGAWQGWWTAYVGIPAFIVTLAGMLLFRGFNQFVGKSNTIPVPADFQYLGAGYLPEVGPNTGYNNLTLLLGIAAVAFVVWGELRSRARAKALGAEVPEMWVTALKLVLIGGAILYATYLFATGRPGTSFPIPGLILAVLVLLYGFISSRTVLGRHVYAVGGNRHAAELSGVQSKKVNFLVMMNMSILAGLAGMIFVGRSTASGPFDGVGWELDAIAAVFIGGAAVTGGVGTVVGSIIGGLVMAVLNNGLQLLGVGADLTQIIKGLVLLIAVAFDVYNKSQGKKSIIGLLMRNSGGRASGGGPSNPLQPDETTSTKEAIAREA; from the coding sequence ATGAACGCCCTCAAAAAGCTGTTTGGCGGAAACACCCGCCAATTCGGCATGATCTTCGCCCTGGTGGCATTGATCGTCTTCTTCCAGATCGCCACCGACGGCCGGACCCTCACCCCCGGCAACGTCATCAACCTCTTCAATGGCAACTCCTACATCCTGATCCTGGCCATCGGCATGGTCCTGGTGATCATCGCCGGCCACATCGACCTTTCGGTGGGTTCCGTCGCTGCGTTTGTGGGCGTCACCGTGGCCCTGGCCATCCGCGACTGGGGCATCCCCTGGTACGCCGGCGTGCTGCTGGGCCTGGTGCTCGGAGCCGTCATCGGGGCCTGGCAAGGCTGGTGGACGGCCTACGTGGGCATCCCCGCCTTCATCGTGACCCTTGCTGGCATGCTCCTGTTCCGCGGCTTCAACCAGTTCGTGGGCAAGTCCAACACCATCCCGGTCCCCGCAGATTTCCAGTACCTGGGCGCCGGCTACCTCCCGGAGGTGGGCCCGAACACCGGCTACAACAACCTCACCCTGCTGCTGGGTATCGCCGCCGTTGCGTTCGTGGTGTGGGGCGAGCTCCGCTCCCGTGCCCGGGCCAAGGCCCTTGGCGCCGAGGTCCCGGAAATGTGGGTGACTGCCCTGAAGCTGGTCCTGATCGGCGGCGCCATCCTCTACGCCACTTACCTGTTCGCCACCGGCCGGCCCGGAACCTCCTTCCCCATCCCTGGCCTCATCCTCGCGGTGCTGGTCCTGCTCTATGGCTTCATCTCCTCCCGCACCGTGCTGGGCCGCCATGTCTACGCGGTCGGCGGCAACCGCCACGCTGCCGAGCTGTCCGGCGTGCAGTCCAAGAAGGTCAACTTCCTGGTCATGATGAACATGTCCATCCTGGCCGGCCTCGCCGGCATGATCTTCGTGGGCCGCTCCACCGCCTCCGGCCCGTTCGACGGCGTGGGCTGGGAACTGGACGCCATCGCAGCTGTCTTCATTGGCGGCGCAGCAGTGACCGGCGGCGTGGGAACCGTCGTCGGCTCCATCATCGGCGGACTGGTCATGGCCGTGCTGAACAACGGCCTCCAGCTCCTGGGCGTAGGTGCCGACCTCACCCAGATCATCAAGGGCCTGGTCCTCCTGATCGCCGTCGCCTTCGACGTCTACAACAAGAGCCAGGGCAAGAAGTCCATCATCGGCCTGCTGATGAGGAACTCCGGCGGACGCGCCTCCGGCGGCGGGCCCAGCAACCCGCTCCAGCCCGACGAAACCACCTCCACCAAGGAAGCGATCGCCAGGGAAGCCTGA
- the mmsA gene encoding multiple monosaccharide ABC transporter ATP-binding protein, producing MTSQTTQTEPIILEMRSITKEFPGVKALDNVNLRVKAGEIHAICGENGAGKSTLMKVLSGVYPYGSYDGDIVYQGQVQQFRDIRASEHAGIVIIHQELALIPELSIMENIFLGNEPTKRGVIDWAEARLRSLDLLARVGLREDPDTPIKEIGVGKQQLVEIAKALNKSVKILILDEPTAALNESDSQHLLDLMLGLKAKGITSIIISHKLNEIEQIADSITIIRDGKSIETLNVKADGVDEDRIIKGMVGRTLESRFPDHTPKIGEVFFEVKNWTVAHPNVQDRLVCKNSSFFVRRGEIVGFAGLMGAGRTELARSVFGRSYGRFISGQIYKDGKEITLKSVRQAIDAGLGYVTEDRKSLGLNLLDDIKTTTVSANLRKISRNFVVDPNQEFTVAEQYRKSLRTKTPSVEEGVAKLSGGNQQKVVLAKWMFTDPDLLILDEPTRGIDVGAKYEIYGIIQQLANQGKGVIVISSELPELLGLSDRIYTIFEGAITGVLNKDEASQESLMKLMTSARKAA from the coding sequence ATGACGTCCCAGACCACGCAAACGGAACCGATCATCCTCGAGATGAGGTCCATCACCAAGGAATTCCCGGGCGTTAAAGCGTTGGACAACGTGAACCTGCGGGTGAAGGCCGGGGAAATCCACGCCATCTGCGGCGAAAACGGCGCCGGCAAGTCCACTTTGATGAAGGTGCTCTCTGGCGTTTACCCGTACGGCAGCTACGACGGCGACATCGTCTACCAGGGCCAGGTGCAGCAGTTCCGGGACATCCGGGCCAGCGAGCACGCCGGCATCGTGATCATCCACCAGGAACTGGCGCTGATCCCCGAACTGTCCATCATGGAAAACATCTTCCTGGGCAACGAGCCCACCAAACGCGGTGTTATCGACTGGGCCGAAGCCCGCCTGCGTTCCCTGGACCTGCTGGCCCGCGTGGGCCTGCGCGAGGACCCGGATACGCCCATCAAGGAAATCGGCGTCGGCAAGCAGCAGCTGGTGGAGATTGCCAAGGCCCTGAACAAATCCGTGAAGATCCTCATCCTGGACGAACCGACCGCTGCGCTGAACGAGTCCGACTCCCAGCACCTGCTGGACCTGATGCTCGGCCTCAAGGCCAAGGGCATCACCAGCATCATCATTTCCCACAAGCTGAACGAGATCGAGCAGATCGCCGACTCCATCACCATCATCCGCGACGGCAAGTCCATCGAGACGCTGAACGTCAAAGCCGACGGCGTGGACGAGGACCGGATCATCAAGGGCATGGTGGGCCGCACCCTCGAATCCCGCTTCCCGGACCACACGCCCAAGATCGGCGAGGTCTTCTTCGAGGTCAAGAACTGGACCGTGGCCCACCCCAACGTCCAGGACCGGCTGGTCTGCAAGAATTCCAGCTTCTTCGTCCGGCGGGGCGAGATTGTCGGGTTCGCCGGCCTCATGGGCGCAGGCCGCACAGAACTGGCACGCTCCGTCTTCGGCCGCTCCTACGGACGCTTCATCAGCGGACAGATCTACAAGGACGGCAAGGAAATCACCCTCAAGTCGGTCCGCCAGGCCATCGACGCCGGCCTGGGCTACGTCACGGAAGACCGCAAGTCCCTGGGGCTGAACCTGCTGGACGACATCAAGACCACCACCGTCTCGGCCAACCTCCGCAAGATCAGCCGCAACTTCGTGGTGGACCCGAACCAGGAATTCACGGTTGCGGAGCAGTATCGCAAGTCCCTCCGCACCAAGACCCCGTCGGTGGAGGAAGGCGTGGCGAAACTTTCCGGCGGCAACCAGCAGAAGGTTGTCCTGGCCAAGTGGATGTTCACCGACCCCGACCTGCTGATCCTGGACGAACCCACCCGCGGCATTGACGTTGGCGCCAAGTACGAGATCTACGGCATCATCCAGCAGCTGGCCAACCAGGGCAAGGGAGTCATCGTGATCTCCTCGGAGCTCCCCGAACTCCTGGGCCTGTCGGACCGCATCTACACCATTTTCGAAGGCGCCATCACCGGTGTCCTGAACAAAGACGAGGCCAGCCAGGAAAGCCTGATGAAACTGATGACCTCCGCCCGTAAAGCCGCCTGA
- a CDS encoding amino acid permease, with the protein MTVPTLSGRAPAGNSGSGSRPALAAQLLRRKPISQMVSEAAGNDGDPRLVRSFGVLQLTMISVGATLGTGILVILGESVPLAGPAIWISFAIAGLAALLSAVSYAEMAGLVPVAGSSYSYTYATMGEGMAWICGWCLVLEYAVSVAAVAVGAGQYVNEALAVFGTVLPDAVSQPPGDGGMVNIPAMVIVVLATILLVRGARESAWINTAIVVVKVGILVFFCAVAFTAFNAGNFEPLLPMGAAGVSAAASRVFFSYIGFDAASTAGEEARNPKRDLPRAIMLSMLIVTTIYVLVAVAAIGARPWGWFDGTEAALVKILEETTGQPWIALVFAVGAVLAIASIVLTVLYGQTRILLSMSRDGLIPKVFGRLSRRTGTPVAGTLLVGIAVALTAGLVPLGALADATSIGTLFAFALVNVAVIYLRRTRPELERTFRVPLFPLTPILGAAMCAYLMANLGADTWVTFAVWMLVGIAAYFGYGRRNSRVAALSNEEYRELAGPQLSSQQNPEPTKAELP; encoded by the coding sequence ATGACTGTGCCTACACTCTCCGGCCGCGCACCGGCCGGGAACAGCGGATCCGGCAGCCGCCCGGCGCTGGCCGCGCAACTGCTGCGCCGGAAACCGATCTCACAGATGGTCAGCGAAGCCGCAGGCAATGACGGCGACCCCCGCCTGGTGCGCAGCTTCGGCGTCCTGCAGTTGACCATGATCTCCGTGGGCGCCACCCTGGGCACAGGCATCCTGGTGATCCTGGGGGAATCGGTACCGCTGGCCGGTCCCGCCATCTGGATCTCCTTCGCCATAGCGGGCCTGGCCGCGCTGCTGTCAGCGGTGTCCTACGCGGAAATGGCGGGCCTCGTGCCGGTGGCCGGCTCGAGCTACTCCTACACATACGCCACCATGGGGGAGGGGATGGCCTGGATCTGCGGCTGGTGCCTGGTCCTGGAATACGCAGTGTCCGTGGCCGCCGTCGCGGTCGGCGCAGGGCAGTACGTCAACGAAGCCCTGGCGGTGTTCGGCACTGTCCTCCCTGATGCCGTTTCGCAGCCGCCGGGAGATGGCGGCATGGTCAACATCCCGGCCATGGTCATCGTTGTCCTGGCCACCATCCTCCTGGTCCGCGGCGCCAGGGAAAGCGCCTGGATCAACACCGCCATCGTGGTGGTCAAGGTGGGCATCCTGGTCTTCTTCTGCGCCGTGGCATTCACCGCCTTCAACGCCGGAAACTTCGAACCGCTGCTGCCCATGGGCGCAGCCGGCGTCTCGGCCGCAGCGTCCCGCGTCTTCTTCTCCTACATCGGCTTCGACGCCGCCTCCACTGCTGGCGAGGAAGCCCGCAATCCCAAGCGTGACCTGCCGCGCGCCATCATGCTTTCCATGCTGATCGTCACCACCATCTACGTCCTGGTGGCCGTTGCCGCCATCGGTGCCCGTCCCTGGGGCTGGTTCGACGGCACCGAGGCCGCCCTGGTGAAGATCCTCGAGGAGACCACCGGCCAGCCATGGATCGCACTGGTCTTTGCGGTGGGTGCTGTTCTGGCCATCGCCAGCATCGTCCTGACCGTTCTGTACGGGCAGACCCGCATCCTGCTGTCGATGTCGCGTGACGGACTCATTCCGAAGGTCTTCGGCCGCCTCTCCCGCCGCACCGGCACTCCGGTGGCCGGCACGCTCCTGGTGGGTATCGCCGTCGCCCTCACCGCAGGCCTGGTGCCCCTGGGTGCACTGGCGGACGCCACCAGCATCGGCACCCTGTTCGCCTTCGCCCTGGTCAACGTCGCCGTCATCTACCTGCGCCGGACCCGGCCGGAGCTGGAGCGCACCTTCCGCGTGCCCCTATTCCCGCTCACGCCGATCCTCGGTGCCGCCATGTGCGCGTACCTGATGGCCAACCTGGGCGCCGACACCTGGGTGACCTTCGCCGTGTGGATGCTGGTGGGGATCGCCGCGTACTTCGGTTACGGCCGCAGGAATTCCCGGGTGGCGGCGCTCAGCAACGAGGAATACCGTGAGCTTGCCGGACCGCAACTTTCATCCCAGCAAAACCCCGAACCGACGAAGGCAGAACTTCCATGA
- a CDS encoding nitrilase-related carbon-nitrogen hydrolase has product MLLALLQANSAVLDVEANCSAIAAAARAAAARGAAVLLTPELFPVGYAPRRVRSELAPALLPALRDRLAAIARNNRIGLVYSLPRISEQGEWQISATLLDATGASLLSYGKVHLFGPDERAAFSPARERPGVVDFNGIPTSMVICYDVEFPEAVRAAAVGGAELLLVPTALAHGFDDVPRVLLRARALESQLTIAYANHSGDEDGCRFLGGSVVAGPDGGLLAEAGGEPQLLYAEVDPGAAGRERRTVPYLEERRPDLYSSWGF; this is encoded by the coding sequence GTGCTGCTGGCACTCCTGCAGGCTAATTCTGCAGTCCTTGATGTTGAGGCCAACTGCAGCGCCATCGCTGCCGCTGCCCGTGCTGCCGCCGCCCGCGGTGCAGCCGTCCTGCTGACCCCTGAGTTGTTTCCAGTTGGCTACGCGCCCCGCCGGGTACGTTCGGAACTGGCTCCCGCGTTGCTTCCGGCTCTCCGGGACCGGCTGGCAGCCATCGCCCGAAACAACCGCATTGGACTGGTCTACAGCCTGCCGCGCATTAGCGAACAGGGCGAGTGGCAGATCAGCGCAACACTCCTTGACGCGACCGGTGCCAGCCTGCTCAGCTACGGCAAAGTCCACCTGTTCGGGCCCGACGAGCGTGCGGCTTTCAGCCCGGCCAGGGAACGGCCCGGTGTTGTGGACTTCAACGGCATCCCCACCTCCATGGTGATCTGCTACGACGTGGAGTTTCCGGAGGCCGTGCGGGCAGCAGCCGTTGGCGGCGCGGAGCTGCTGCTGGTTCCCACCGCACTGGCGCACGGCTTCGATGACGTTCCCCGGGTCCTGCTGCGCGCGCGGGCGCTGGAAAGCCAGCTGACGATTGCCTACGCCAATCACAGCGGTGACGAAGACGGCTGCCGGTTCCTGGGCGGAAGTGTTGTTGCCGGGCCCGACGGCGGGCTGCTGGCAGAGGCGGGCGGGGAGCCACAGCTGCTGTACGCCGAGGTGGACCCGGGGGCGGCCGGGCGCGAACGGCGCACTGTGCCGTACTTGGAGGAACGCCGCCCGGACCTCTACAGCTCCTGGGGCTTCTGA
- a CDS encoding Gfo/Idh/MocA family protein has translation MSAPIATPWLSSQSDQDPRSATGAPLRWGIIATGGIARSVSQDLALLADAELYAVSSRGQDTADAFAVAYDFAKAYGDDGGVPGYERLLADENVDVVYVATPHAQHHQIVLAALNAGKHVLCEKAFTINAREAAELIEVARSRKLFLMEAVWSRFLPSMQRAFEIAASGEIGEVHWVTADLGFPAPYSPTARLWAKKDGGGALLDISVYPLLWALGTLGFPQTVSATGFINDDGVDAQNALTLGYNHGAQVQLTSSLMAQGPRTATVAGSLGFLQSVGSINNPRELTISTGWDTSRTEAFEAVGRGYVYELREVTRCIQQGLTESPVMPLEDTLNTMRLFDGVRAQLGVSYPNDRH, from the coding sequence ATGAGTGCGCCCATCGCCACGCCGTGGTTGTCCAGCCAGTCCGACCAGGATCCCCGTTCCGCCACCGGCGCTCCCCTGCGCTGGGGAATCATTGCCACCGGCGGGATCGCCCGCTCCGTGTCACAGGACCTGGCACTGCTGGCCGATGCGGAACTCTATGCCGTGAGCTCCCGGGGCCAGGACACCGCTGACGCCTTCGCAGTGGCCTATGACTTCGCTAAGGCCTACGGGGACGACGGCGGGGTTCCCGGCTATGAGCGGCTGCTCGCGGACGAAAACGTGGACGTGGTCTACGTTGCCACACCCCATGCGCAGCACCACCAGATCGTCCTTGCCGCACTCAACGCGGGCAAGCACGTCCTGTGCGAAAAGGCCTTTACCATCAACGCCCGCGAAGCGGCCGAGCTTATCGAGGTTGCCAGGAGCCGGAAACTGTTTCTCATGGAGGCGGTCTGGAGCCGCTTCCTGCCGAGCATGCAGCGGGCCTTCGAGATCGCCGCATCAGGTGAGATCGGCGAGGTCCACTGGGTGACCGCTGACCTTGGCTTTCCTGCCCCTTACTCCCCCACCGCCAGGTTGTGGGCAAAGAAGGACGGCGGCGGCGCGCTGCTGGACATTTCGGTCTACCCGCTGCTGTGGGCGCTGGGCACCCTTGGCTTCCCGCAGACGGTAAGTGCCACCGGATTTATCAATGATGACGGGGTGGATGCCCAAAACGCCCTGACGCTGGGATACAACCACGGGGCCCAGGTGCAATTGACGTCCTCGCTGATGGCCCAGGGCCCCCGGACCGCCACTGTGGCGGGAAGCCTCGGCTTCCTCCAAAGCGTGGGCTCGATCAACAATCCGCGGGAACTGACAATCTCCACCGGCTGGGACACGAGCCGGACGGAAGCTTTCGAAGCAGTGGGCCGAGGGTATGTGTATGAACTGCGGGAAGTCACCCGGTGTATCCAGCAGGGCCTGACAGAAAGCCCGGTCATGCCGCTGGAGGACACGTTGAACACCATGCGCCTTTTCGATGGCGTTCGTGCCCAGCTTGGTGTCAGCTATCCGAACGACAGGCACTGA
- a CDS encoding ROK family transcriptional regulator, producing the protein MSATTRSTRSKPKNPGSQSALRQLNQQRIIETLMGGPATQAELARQTGLSTATVSNIVKIMLDSGLASVEPTTSSGRRALNVRLNSNGAVAVGIDFGRRHLRVVLASLSYHVIAEESVMLPLGHQAEEGVQAAVALLDKLLRESGVERSAVVGAGVGIPGPIDRRTGTVAQGAILPEWVGINILQYLEETLEIPVFVDNDANLGAWSEVTWGQHSGVSNLMFLKIGSGIGAGLILNGAPYYGNVGITGEIGHATIHEQGLVCRCGNRGCLETIASTTTMIELLSRGEDRPLTPADIVRKALARDSATLRVIDDAGLAVGRALGNVANLINPEVIVVGGPLAGLGNILLDPIKRGLVRHAVPVIGETTTLAMSSLGDRAEALGAAALVFQHAGIRKS; encoded by the coding sequence ATGTCCGCAACCACGCGCTCAACGAGGAGCAAACCGAAAAATCCCGGGTCCCAATCGGCCCTGCGGCAGCTCAACCAGCAACGCATCATTGAAACCCTCATGGGCGGACCGGCCACGCAGGCCGAACTCGCCAGGCAGACCGGGCTTTCCACTGCGACAGTCTCCAACATCGTCAAGATCATGCTTGATTCCGGGCTCGCGTCGGTGGAACCGACCACGAGTTCCGGCCGCCGCGCGTTGAACGTCAGGCTGAACAGCAACGGGGCCGTGGCGGTGGGAATCGACTTCGGGCGCCGGCACCTCCGGGTGGTCCTGGCCTCGCTCAGCTATCACGTCATCGCCGAGGAATCCGTGATGCTGCCGCTGGGCCACCAGGCCGAGGAAGGCGTCCAGGCGGCGGTGGCCCTGCTGGACAAGCTGTTGCGGGAAAGCGGAGTTGAACGGAGCGCCGTGGTGGGTGCCGGCGTCGGAATCCCCGGGCCGATCGACCGGCGCACGGGGACCGTGGCGCAGGGCGCGATCCTGCCGGAATGGGTGGGGATCAACATCCTCCAATACCTTGAAGAAACGCTGGAAATCCCCGTATTCGTGGACAACGACGCCAACCTTGGCGCCTGGTCGGAGGTCACCTGGGGGCAGCATTCCGGGGTCAGCAACCTGATGTTCCTGAAGATCGGGTCCGGCATCGGTGCAGGGCTGATCCTCAACGGGGCCCCCTACTACGGGAACGTGGGCATCACCGGTGAAATCGGCCATGCAACCATCCATGAACAGGGCCTGGTTTGCCGCTGCGGCAACCGCGGCTGCCTGGAAACCATCGCATCCACCACCACCATGATCGAGCTCCTCAGCCGTGGCGAAGACCGCCCGCTGACGCCCGCTGACATCGTGCGCAAGGCCCTGGCGCGGGACTCCGCCACCCTGCGGGTCATTGACGACGCGGGCCTCGCCGTAGGCCGCGCGCTCGGAAATGTGGCCAACCTGATCAACCCTGAAGTGATTGTGGTGGGCGGACCGCTGGCAGGGCTGGGCAACATCCTCCTGGACCCCATCAAGCGGGGCCTGGTCCGGCACGCCGTACCGGTCATCGGCGAAACCACGACGCTGGCCATGTCCTCCCTGGGGGACCGTGCGGAAGCCCTCGGTGCGGCCGCCCTCGTCTTCCAGCACGCGGGGATCCGGAAGAGCTAG